In one window of Erinaceus europaeus chromosome 17, mEriEur2.1, whole genome shotgun sequence DNA:
- the LOC132533973 gene encoding DBF4-type zinc finger-containing protein 2 homolog — protein sequence MQKACRPLPSPCPARAVPCPRRALPAPSPALAVPCPCRPLPSPCPARAVPCPRRALPAPSPALAVPCPCRPLPSPCPALAVPLPSPCPARAVPCPRRALPSPCPALAVPLPSPCPVLAVPCPRRPLPSPSPALAVPCCRRQPHCRPCPPRARHHFPCQRQALGAGGVSADSPDHRLRV from the coding sequence ATGCAGAAAGCCTGCCGGCCCCTGCCCTCGCCGTGCCCTGCCCGCGCCGTCCCCTGCCCTCGCCGTGCCCTGCCCGCACCGTCCCCTGCCCTCGCCGTGCCCTGCCCGTGCCGGCCTCTGCCCTCGCCGTGCCCTGCCCGCGCCGTCCCCTGCCCTCGCCGTGCCCTGCCCGCGCCGTCCCCTGCCCTCGCCGTGCCCTGCCCGTGCCGTCCCCTGCCCTCGCCGTGCCCTGCCCTCGCCGTGCCCCTGCCCTCGCCGTGCCCTGCCCGCGCCGTCCCCTGCCCTCGCCGTGCCCTGCCCTCGCCGTGCCCTGCCCTCGCTGTGCCCCTGCCCTCGCCGTGCCCTGTCCTCGCCGTGCCCTGCCCGCGCCGGCCCCTGCCCTCGCCGTCCCCTGCCCTCGCCGTGCCCTGCTGCAGGAGGCAGCCACACTGCCGCCCGTGCCCTCCCAGAGCTCGCCACCACTTTCCTTGCCAGAGACAAGCGCTCGGGGCGGGCGGGGTGAGCGCAGACAGCCCGGACCACCGGCTCCGCGTGTAG